The Herminiimonas arsenitoxidans sequence GATGTAATTGGAATAACGCGTCAAGGTGCCAACAGCCGGATTGCAGGCGTAGGTTACTGGCGTACTGACTACCTGAAAACGATGGCCTGGCGAACGCATAATGACCGGCACCTGTTGCGCGAATGGATTCGCTGCCAATGTAATCGTACGTGTAGCTAGGTTGACGGCCGTAATCGCAGCCCGGTTATTACATGAACCGCCATTGCAGTAGGCATCGGCCGGTGCCTGTCCAAGGTTATAAATCACGATCTGATCACCAGCTTGAATCTGTTGCGATGCAGCTACCGGCAAAGGGCCTACCGTTCTGAAAGACGTATCTGCAGGATTCGAGAAATCGAGAATATCCCCGCCTGCCACCTCATCTTCTTCATCCAGATAACGACCACCGGTACGCGTCAACAATAATTCAAGGAAGGTCGTGCCACCTACCGTCGTCGTACGTATGCTATTCGGCAATGCCAAGCGCAAATCACGCGACATACGTCGCACCGCAGTATCCGCCTCATCCGCCAGTTCGGCGCGCGCAACCATATCGACATAACCTTGCACTGGACTGCGAAGGAAGACTGCAACCACTGCACCGACAATGCCAGTGATGACAATCACAATGACCATCTCTACCAGCGTAAATCCATCTTGCTTTCCGCAAGATGGCGATGAGAAATAGAAAGGTAGTTTTCTCATGGCATCAGATTCGGTGCATAACGAGTGCGATAGCCATCCAGCGTGATGGTCTCCGCACCGTAAGCCACACTCACCGTAATCAACAGCGAATCTGTGGCTGGGATGCCATTGAATGCCTGTTGTACGATCTTGATCGTCGCGGCATAGTTGGCAAGATTAGGAATGCCAATGGCATTTACATCCGCAATGGCAATGGGTTGCGCCACACCATACGCTGCAACATAATCATTCACGTTATCAAACGGACGCACATTCCCATTTTCCGGACCGACACCTTCCGGTACTGCACAGGCCGCTGCATTAGCTGCCGTTTCTGCATTCGGATCAGCAGGATCACAAAAAGTAAAACGCGCCAGCGACACTTCTTCTAGCAAAGCCTCAGCAATCGACAAGGCCTGCTTACGCAACTGTGGGTCTGCGCTATTTTTTGTTGTTACGTTCATGACTTGCAATATGCCTATCACGGCAATACTGACAATGACAATGAACATCACCAGTTCTATCAATGTGAAGCCCGAGCGTACCGCTCTGGAATGGAAACCGTTCTTAATGAACATAGCCGGTTTCCGGTTCTATCGTGATCGTGCTGTTCATGCCACCACCAGTCAGAGTGATGGTCAGCAATGCAAATGTGGAGGTAGGTTCCACATTGCCAATATTGAATGGGCGTCCCAATGCATTGAAAAAGAAACGCGGACTCGCCGGATTGGTCACAACATTAGCGGGCAAAGCCTCACACATCCATGTTGTACTGTTTGCACAAACGGCATTGGCTTTTTTAGTGGAAGGTGAATTGACAGGACTGGTACAGGCAGCATCGAAACAAAGTGCAATGCGGCCACTACTGAAATCGACAAAAACGGGGCGATTCTGTGCAATCGCAATTTTTTGTGCGTAACGCACAGTTGCTCGTGCTTTGTCACCAAAGGCACGCGTATCGAATGTGTCTTTATTAAAGAAACGCGGCAAAACATAGAGTGAAAGAATACCAATCAAAATCAAAACCAAAATAAGTTCGATCAGGGTAAAACCGGCATCGAACGAACAGGGTTCATCTCTCACAGCATCTCCGCGTCTACATAAAATAAATCCGCACCTGCTGTCAGGTACGGATTCAGTTCAAACATCAACGATTAGCAACCAGTTGTGACGCTACTAATCGTTGGAGAACCATTCAAGGCAGCAGGCTGTGCATAAGTTACCGCGCAGCTAGCCGGAGTAGGTGCACCGGTCAATGTAAATGATCCAGCAGTTCCACCAAATCCAGTCGATGTCAGTGCTAAACGAATGCCCGTCGCAGTGCTTGGATAGCCGTTAACCAAATCAACCGTCTGGCCTTCCATCGTAATGGTGCCAGTCGCAGCGTTCTGATTACTCACCAACGCCTGAGCATGTGCGATCGACGATGCAGATTGAACCGTGCCCAACATACCGTTAACAGCGGCAATCCTTGCATCCTTCGACATATCAGTAAAACGTGGAATTGCAGTTACAGCCAAGATACCCAGAATCACAATCACGACGACCAATTCGATCAGCGTGAAACCAGCTTGTTGTTTGGAAAAAGACTTCACTTTCATTTTGAAACTCCTTGAATAAAAAACTGCAAATTTGCTCAATCCCACGCATATGGAATGATCTGTTCCAGCACCACACCTTCAACTATTTTTCCAGAAACCGATCGCTCAGCCACTGGATAATTTTCTACTGCCAACACCAAACTCGTCTTGAAACGTAATTGAGGTAACACTGCATCTGCACTTTTTGAAGCCGCGCGATTATGCACGAAATACACCAAGCTACGTTCCTTCAAATCGAAATACCATTGCCCCGACACATCTCCATCCGGCACTTGATCAAAATATTCACCTGCATAATTGGCGGGCTTTTGCGCCAACCACTGCATAGGATTTTGTTTTACAAGCCCTTCTACTTCACCAAGCCGATTACTCGCGATCAACGAAGTAAAACGCAACTGCAAAGCACTTTGCAATATCCCTACCGTTTGCTCCGTGGCTGTTTTTTCCGCCATTCGCTGATAAAAAAGCACACGATTAAGCAGCACCGCCCCCAACACCGCAATAATGCAAGCAACAACCATCAACTCCAGCAAAGTAAAACCTGATTGCCCACCTTTATTTTTTTGCCTGAAGCCCAACGTATTCCGCATCAATGCCCCATCGCCGCTTTGCCCAAATCCCAGACTGGTAAGAACACACCCAAGGCCAGAACCAGCGTCATAATTCCCAAGCCCACAATCAAAATCGGTTCAATCTGTGCAGATAATGTTTTAAGCTCATAGTCAACTTCACGCTCATACATTTCTGCAATTTCATCCATTAAACTGTCCAATTCGCCAGACTCTTCGCCGACCGCAATCATTTGTACAACTACCGGCGTAAACACACCTGTAGTGACTGCTGTACGCAAAATACTTTCACCGCGTTCCACACCGTCACGCATTTGTTCGATGCGGCTGGAGATATAACTGTTATCCACCGTCTGAGCCATAACGTTCAAGCCCTGGACGATCGGCACACCGCTTTTGCTCGACAGTGCAAAGCTGCGTGCAAAACGTGCAAGCGTTCCCTTCAAGATGATTTTTCCAGCGATTGGAATACGCAGCTTCGTTTTATCCCATTGATACTTACCGCCCGGTGTAGCGGTATACATCTTGAAACTGATTACAACGCCCACGAGTATCGCCAATAGCAACGGCCAATACTGCACAGAAAAATTAGAAGTGCCGATCAAAATTTTCGTCATGAATGGCAGCTCTACCTTGAATCCGGCATAGACCTTGGCAAAGGTCGGAATAACGAACAGATTAATCACAACCATCGCTACCACCAATGCCGTCACCACGAAGGTCGGATAACGCAGTGCTGTCTTGATGCGTTGACGCATATCCCGATCGAACTCAAGATAATCAAACAAACGCAGAAACACTTCATCCAAACGACCAGTCATTTCCCCGACACGCACCATACTGGTATAAAAAGAAGTGAATACCTTGGGATGGCGACGCATTGCAGCGGATAGCTCACGCCCTGCGTCCAGCGATTCGCGTAAATCTTTAATCACAGATGCAAACGATTTGTTGATTGCTGATTCCTGCAAGCCAGCCAGACCACGCATGATAGGCACACCAGCCTTCAACAAGGTATATAGCTGTCTACTAAACAATTGCACATCCATCGGGCGTATTTTTGGCTCAAACAGCTTGCTCCACCAATTGTTCGCATCATTGCCACCAGGTTTTTCCGTTACAACGATTTCGATCGGTGTAATGCCAGTGCTAAAAAGTTGGTCGGCGATTCCTCCGCTATCCGGTCCCTCCAAAACACCTTGCAGCAACTCTCCACGAGCATTACGAGCTTTATATGCAAAAAATGGCACGCTATATTCCTTGAATGCAACTAGGCGCGAGAGTAAGGGAAAGCGATCTTTTCAACTAGAAAAAAAATTCCATTTAACAAAAATTAACAATAATTAGTGGAATGTGTTGGAACTTTGTGCACGTAAATTTCCACATGGAAACATGCCGTGTTTTTTATATGATTTTTAAACAAAATCACTACGCAGTTTTTTCGAGAAAATCGCAATAGTATCCAACTCAAGTGCTGCTTAACGCACTTAAATTGGAAGCCCAAATGGGGGCTGATAAAAGTAAAAGAAGGCCTGACAACACTTTTAATACTAGGTCGCCACAGAAAAAATTTCCATAAGGAAACTTTATAATGAAGGAACCGAAATTGCGTATTTAGTTTCAATCCTCAAACTGATTGGTAATCCTCATTGCTTCACTTACAGTCGTCTTGCCCGTGATAATCAACTCAACTGCATGATGTCGCAAAGTTCTTCCCGCCATTTGCTCTTGGGCAACTTTAATGAAGTGATTGGGGTCATGACTGTTGGCAGCATGCGCGACAGCACTGGTCATTTCCAGCATTTCATAAACACCGGTACGCCCGCGATAACCAGTGCCATTGCAATGCGAACAGCCACGTCCATGTTTGTAACTATGCGTATGGACAGCATCGCCCAACTCCGTTTGCAGCCATTCGCGCTCAGCCGGCAACAATACATAATCCGTCACACAGCTTTCACAAATAACACGCACAAGACGCTGCGCAATAACGACCTGCAATGAGGTCGCAACCATATACCTTGGCACACCCATATCAAGAAGACGAATCGGCGTAGTGATTGCATCATTCGTATGCAAAGTCGATAGCACCAAGTGGCCAGTAAGTGCTGCACGCATACCAATCTGTGCTGTTTCTTGATCGCGCATTTCACCGACGAGAACTACGTCCGGATCCTGCCGTAATGCGGAGCGCAGAACACGTGAGAAACTTAATTCAATTTTTTCATTGACCTGTACTTGATTCACACCCGGCAAACGATACTCAACCGGATCTTCCACCGTAATCAATTTACGCTCCGAAGTATTCAGCTCAGTTAAAGCCCCATACAGAGTCGTCGTTTTACCACTACCAGTAGGGCCGGTTACCAGCACTAAACCATTCGGGCGGCGGATGATCTTGCGCAAACGCGTCATCATTTCAACCGGCATACCGATTGAATCCAGCATCAGCGAGCCGCCACTCTGATTGAGCAAACGCATGACAACCGATTCGCCATATTGCGTTGGCATGGTTGAGATACGCACGTCGATATTCTGGTTGCGAACCTTGATAGCAAAACGCCCATCTTGCGGCAAACGTTTTTCCGAAATATCAAGCTCGGACATCAATTTCAGACGCAGTGCCAGTGAGGCGGCAATTTTAATATCTGCTTCGGTTTGCAAATGTAATACGCCATCGATACGGAAGCGTATCTGCAAACGCCCTTCCTGTGGTTCGATATGAATATCGGATGCGCGTACCTGTGTCGCATCATCGAACACCGATTGCAATAACTTGACAATAGGAGCTTCTTCCAGACCCGGCGTCATTCCTATCGCACCGAAATCAACGTGGCCTTCGCCCAAATCCTGCTCTAGCTCCCGTGCGAAATCGGTGATTTCTTCAGTGCGGCGGTAAATACGGTCAATCGCATGAAGTAACTCGCTCTCGTTAATGACAGCGAGTTCGATATCTCTTTTTACCGCACGGGAAATCTCATCGTAGGCAAATAGATCCGTAGGATCGGCCATGCCTATCAACAACGTCTTACGCCTATCTTCCAACACCATCGCACGGAAACGCCGCGCTTGCGTCTCTGGCAAGAGACGTACCGTCTCTGGAAGTACGTTGAAAAACTTGATATTGATGTAAGGAATATCCAACTGTTTGGCCAGCGCAGTCGATATCTGCTCTTCTGTCACCAAACCGTTTTCGACAAAAACGCGACCGAGCTTTCTCCCTGTACGCTTTTGTTCAGCGAGAGAAAATTGAAGCTGTTCCTCAGAAATCAGTTTCTGCTGAACCAGGATTTCACCTAAGCGAACCTTTTCGGGCCGTGCCATATCATCCTTTAAATTGAAAAATACGTGCGTATTCTATTCTGGAACAACACGTTTATTGTTTGATTTATCGTGAATTAACAAATTGATCGGCGTTAATGAAACACTTTATGACTTACCACTCAAGTTCATGCGTACGCGATACAGCACAAGGTGGGCTTAGCTCCTTTCGACTGTATGCACCTGTCAAATATAAAAGCTTGCTGTATATTCTTAGACAATTCCACCTACCCTAACGGCCCACCATGTCTGCAGAAATCCAAGCATCCCGCCACGAAGCGACCTTGATCTTGACTCTCTCCAATCCTGGTGCGAAGAATGCACTGCACCCGGATATGTTCGCCGCCGCTGTGGAAGCGCTGTCGACGGCGGAGCGCGATGATTCCATCCGCGCAGTGATTCTGACTGGCGCAGACAACTTCTTCTGTGCCGGCGGCAATCTCAATCATCTGCTGGAACATCGTGCCATGAGCAAGGTCGACCAAGGTGATGCAGTCGATAGCTTGCGTAGCTGGATAGATGCGATACGCGATTGTCCTAAACCTGTGATTGCTGCCATCGAAGGTGCCGCTGCCGGCGCGGGATTCTCTCTGGCTTTGGCTTGCGATTTGATCGTTGCCGGTAACTATGCAAAATTTGCCATGTCTTACGTCAGAGTGGGTTTAACTCCTGATGGCGGCGCATCCTGGTTCTTGACGCAGAGCCTGCCGCGCCAATTGGCGACCGAGATATTGATTGAAGGCAAAGCGATTCCGGCTCAACGTTTGTACGATCTGGGTCTGATCAACAAGATGGTTCCCGATGGCACGACACTGGATGTAGCACTGAAGTGGGCCGATGAATTGGCTGAGTTATCAAGCAATGCCGTCGAGCGTACCAAGTCATTGATACGCGATGCCAAAGATCATTCACTCTCCCAGCATTTCGAGCTGGAGAAATTCAACTTTGTTGAAAGCCTCAATCATCGTGATGCGCAAGAAGGTATCCACGCATTCCTGGAAAAAAGAAAACCACATTACAAATGACATTAGCGAAAAGAAGACGCGTCTATCTGATGCGTCACGGCAGCGTGACTTACTTCGATGACGAAGGGAAACCATACGCGCATGATGAAGTACCGCTGAACGAAAAAGGCCGCATGCAAACCAGCGAAGCAGGCAAAATCTTCGCGCAACAAGGCATACAATTCGACCGCGTCATCACTTCCAATCTACCGCGCACGGTGGAATCCGCTACACGTGTACTGGTAGAAACCGGCCAGCAAATCACGCTGGAACAATGGCAGGACTTGCAGGAAGTACGTGGTTGCCACTCACTGGAAGATATTGCCGACGACCATCTTGAGCATGCCTTTACCAGTGCCTTTACGTGCATGGCAGCGGAAGATAAAAAATTTCTGGAAGGCGAAAGCGTCGGTCAATTAATGGATCGCATCCACACAGCAATTGATCGCCTGCGCGCAGATCCTTCCTGGGATACTGTGTTGCTCGTCTTGCACGGCGGCGTCAATCGCGCCGTCTTGTCTTATGCGATTACCAATCAACGCCTGTTCCTCGGCAATATCGAACAGGCGCCTGGCTGCATCAATATTTTGGATGTGGGCGATCGCGCAGATGATTGGGTCATCCAAGCCATCAACTACGCACCACCACTGCCGCTACATACAGCATCACGCCTCACCACGATGGAAGAAGTATTGCTGCATTACCGCAGATCGCGTGGCCTGTAAGTAAGGCTACCGCAACCCTCCGCCATTTCTCGCGTGTAGAGCAAGGAATCCTGAATTTCTGCATAATCTCGCCCAAGATTCGGATTTATGCGCTCTGTCGCAAGTGCTTTGCAGCACGATTACTCACAGGAGAAAAAATGATAGACCTTTATTCCACCGCCACGCCCAACGGCCACAAAGTCCACATCATGCTGGAAGAATGCGGCCTGGCTTACAACATGCATCACATTGATATCGGCGCGGGCGATCAATTCACACCCGATTTCCTCGCCATCTCGCCGAACAACAAGATTCCGGCAATTATCGATAGCGACGGCCCTGACGGCAAACCTATGTCCTTGTTCGAGTCCGGTGCCATTCTGGTTTATCTCGCCAGCAAGGTTGGCAAATTTCTCGGTACTACTGATCGTGAAAAATTCACGACCTTGCAATGGCTGATGTTTCAAATGGGCGGCGTCGGTCCTATGCTCGGCCAAGCGCATCACTTCCGCATGTACGCACCGGAAAAAATCGACTACGCAGTCAATCGCTACACCAATGAAGCAAAGCGTTTGTACGGCGTCATCGAAAAGCGTCTAGCTGAAAGTAAATACCTCGCCGGCGATAACTACACCGTGGCCGATATCGCGACTTTCCCTTGGCTGCGCTCGTGGGAAAAACAGGGAATTGAATTGTCCGACTACCCTCACCTGCAAAACTGGTTCAACGAAATCAGCGCACGCCCGGCAGTAAAGAAAGGCGTCACGCTGTTTGCCGATTTGCGCAAACCTATCGCGGATGAAAAATCGAAGGAAATATTGTTTGGCGCAACGCAGTACGCGAAGCACTAATCAGAGAGTGAACCAGCGATTATTCCTGCAGCAATGTGAGGAATAGTCGCTCGTGTATTGAGATTTAGATGTAATGCCGCAGTATCAATTCGGCGACACAGACGGGCTTGTCACTGCCCTCGCATTCAACCGTCACTTGCCACACCATCTGCATTCCGCCTGTGACTTCTTCGACTGACTGCAACAGCATACGACCACGTACGCGATGATCAACCGGCACCGGAGCCGGAAAACGCACTCGATTCAAACCGTAATTCACCGCCAGTTTGCACGGCGGGAATGCAATTGATGCCTGCAACATAGTCGGCAATAAAGAGAGTGTCAGAAATCCGTGTGCAATCGGCGTACCGTAGGGCGACTCTTTGCGGCAACGTTCTGGATCGACGTGTATCCATTGGTGATCGCCACTAGCTTGCGCAAACAGATTGATGCGCTCCTGCTTGATCTCCAGCCAATCGGATACGGCCACTTCTTGTCCAACCAACTCTTTTAATTCAGCCAGCGATACAATTTGACGCATATCGTTTCCGATCGATTTATTGAAGTTAGAACTCATTTCACAAATAGCCGCGAGTGCGAACGCGGCTATTGGGGAGGTAATGCAAGACGTGTCGCGCAGCCAAGGGTGGTTCCCTTGGTAAGCGGCGCAACGCAGCAGTACGCCCCAATAGCCCGTTCCCTTCGGGTTCTTGTCAGAAACGGCGCTGGCCGCGTTGCGCTCCTTGCGCATAGCTCGCTATGCGACGCGTCGCACGCCTTGCCAGCACCGTTTCTGACAAGAACGCATCTCACGGATATTTGTGAAATGAGTTCTAATGTTTCAATACATCGGGAATAGGCAAAGTCATGACATCGACTCCCTCTTCTGCCAACGCAGAACGTTCGTCAGCCGTCGCAGTACCACGTATGCCGTGTTCCGGTACTTCCTTGTAATGAATGCGACGTGCTTCTTCGGCAAATTGATTGCCGACGTCTTCCGTATTGGCAATCACCTTGCGCGCAAAATCCATTAACTGATCTTGCTTACGTGCGCTGTCGTCGTTCACACGCGCAGTGGCACCGGACAAATTTAAACGAGGGGATGATGGTAAACGTTTGATCTCTTGATTGCCGCATAAAGGGCATTCAATCAAATGTTGGGAGGATTGTGTGAGGAAGTCATCTTCGGAGGAAAACCATCCCTCAAAGCGATGATCGTGTTCACAACAAAGGTTATAGACTTTCATGAGTTTGGTGCCCGGGGCCGGACTTGAACCGGCACGCCTATTAGAGCGAGGGATTTTAAGTCCCTTGTGTCTACCGATTTCACCACCCGGGCATAATCACGATTTTAAACCACGATTCTAGGACAAAATAAAAGCGCTCGCGGCGCTTTCAGAAAAATTGGAGGCGGGGGTCGGGATCGAACCGGCGTAAACGGCTTTGCAGGCCGCTGCATAACCACTTTGCTACCCCGCCATGGGGCCGTATTGTACCGCGCATACTATGTTGCCGCATGTGCATAACAAAACGAAAACGAAATCTCAAACCTTCAGCGAATAAAAAAGGAAGCTGACGAACGAGCTCCCTTTTGGAAATCCGAATCGGAAAGATTTTCCGGTAGCGCGTATTATGCCCTAGTATGCTGCAGCTTTGCAAGATGTACTGGCACGCAAATGCCTAGTAACGTTCCATGCACGGCATTAACGCGCCTGTCTCCGCAGTTACCATCCCCTGCTGATACAAAATCTGAGCGTCGGGAGCTACGCTGGTCATGTGATGACTCTTTGCATAGAATGCTGTTTTTTATCATCGCGACAGAATCGGAATTGTTTATCCATGAATAGAACGAATACGGCGACTACCCCGCTCGTACTGGTCGTCGAAGACGAAACCGAACTGTCCGACATCCTGCTGGCCTACCTGCAACGCGACAACTTGCGTACCTTGCATGCAGCGACCGGCCCAGATGCCTTGCGACTCTTCCGCGAACATCAACCTTCTATCGTACTGCTCGATATCCGCCTGCCTGGCAAAGATGGCGTAGATGTCTTGAAGGAAATTCGTCAGGAAAGTGATACGCCTGTCATCATGACAACAGCATTGGCAGACGATCTGGACAAAATGCTCAGTCTGCGATTGGGTGCCGACGACTATGTTGTCAAACCCTACAATCCGGCCGAAATCATAGAACGCGTGCGCGCCGTGCTACGTCGCACATTCCGTGCGCCAGAGCCGCGCAACGATGCTCCTCTGCGCATCGGCCAACTCGAAATCGACCAACAGGCTTACACCGCGCGCGCTTTCGATGAGCAGGAACGTCCTGTTGTGCTGCCACTGACACTGACTGAATTCCGCATTCTGGTCTGTCTTGCAAAACGCCCCAAGCGTTGCTTCTCACGCGCAGAACTGATCGAGGCATGCTTGCCGGAAAGCGATGCACTCGATCGCGTGATCGATTCCCATCTGAGCAAATTGCGGAAAAAATTGCAGGACGCAGGTTGCAACGATTTGATTGAAACCGTACGTGGCATCGGATACCGACTATGGCGCGATACCTAGACCGCATCTGGGTCCGCTTCGGACTCGGCATCGCGGCAACAGTGCTGGTCACCATGGTCGTCATGGGCGCGACCAGCTATGTGTATGGACAAGTGGAATTCGAGCGTTTTCGCGAAAGCCTTCCCGAACAAGTGCGAGTGGAATTCGATCTGCTCAATGCACGTGATCTGGATGACAGCCCGCGCGCGATGGAAATCTACCAGCAGTACTGGCTAGGTAATCGCTGGGATACAGATACCTTCGCGATTATCATCGATCTGCTGGTATGCCTACCATTTGGCTTGGTCGCCGGCTTATGGACTTCACGTATGGTCACGCAACCGGTGCAATCGATAGCCGAGGCTGCACGCCGGGTCGCTGTGGGTGATTTCAGTGTGCGCGCGCATGCCCGTAGTCAGGGTGGAGAAATGACCAGCCTGGTCAACGATTTCAATCACATGACCGATGCGCTGGAAACGCTGGAGCGCGAGCGCAAATCGACGATGGCAGCGATTTCGCACGAATTACGTACACCGTTGGCAGTGCTACAGGCCAGACTGCATGCGATATATGACGGCGTGATCCCGGCCGATCCGAAAGAGTTTTCGCGGCTGCTGGAACAAGTGCGTCATCTGACACGCCTGGTGAGCGATTTGCATACTCTTTCCGTGGCAGATGCGGGACGCTTGTCTTTGCATCGCAAAGAGCTTGATCTGGTCGCATTGGTACGTGATGTTCTCGCCAAATACGCCAGCCGCCTTGAAGCGCACGGCATGCAGGCCGAATTGACGATACAGGGCAAGATTCCGCTGATACAGGCGGACGAAGATCGCTTGCATCAGATGTTGAACAACCTGATTGAAAATGCACTGCAATACGCCCAGAGCGGTGGCTGGCTGGGTATCGATCTGCAATCCAAGGATAGCGATGTTGTCATTTCAGTCAGCGATGCGGGCGAAGGACTTTCGGCAGATATGCATGAACAGGTATTCCAGCGCTTTCACCGTCTGGATCCGTCGCGCAATCGCGCCACTGGCGGTAGCGGATTAGGTCTGTCGATAGTGCGTACATTAGTAGAATTGCAAGGTGGCCATGTTTCCATCGACAAGGCTGAACGTGGTGGCGTGCGTTTTGTCATTCAGTTGCCACGTAGCTAACTCGCGCCGCCCTCCCTATCTCCATCATTTCTCCACAATATCTGCATGGCGGCGCAATCTTGCGCGGCCAGAATCGGGTTTTCGGCAATAACGGGCTATTTCGCCTCTTGCCGCCCCTTTCAAGCGGATACCCATTTGCTGCGATTTCCTCTCTCCAGATTTGCTGTTTCATGCGTATCGCTCATGCTGGTGTCGGGCTGCGCGCAAGTGGACATGCCCAAGCTGCCCAACCTCCTGCCGTCACACTGGACGCAGACACCGGCCGTATCTGCTCCCAATAAAAATATCCCGCCTGTTGATCTGACTG is a genomic window containing:
- a CDS encoding prepilin-type N-terminal cleavage/methylation domain-containing protein, producing the protein MRKLPFYFSSPSCGKQDGFTLVEMVIVIVITGIVGAVVAVFLRSPVQGYVDMVARAELADEADTAVRRMSRDLRLALPNSIRTTTVGGTTFLELLLTRTGGRYLDEEDEVAGGDILDFSNPADTSFRTVGPLPVAASQQIQAGDQIVIYNLGQAPADAYCNGGSCNNRAAITAVNLATRTITLAANPFAQQVPVIMRSPGHRFQVVSTPVTYACNPAVGTLTRYSNYIIQANQPNTEPVAGAARGLLASGITACAFNYTTLANVRSALVGITLTTQRAGSGNITLFHQLHVDNTP
- a CDS encoding PilV family protein → MFIKNGFHSRAVRSGFTLIELVMFIVIVSIAVIGILQVMNVTTKNSADPQLRKQALSIAEALLEEVSLARFTFCDPADPNAETAANAAACAVPEGVGPENGNVRPFDNVNDYVAAYGVAQPIAIADVNAIGIPNLANYAATIKIVQQAFNGIPATDSLLITVSVAYGAETITLDGYRTRYAPNLMP
- a CDS encoding prepilin-type N-terminal cleavage/methylation domain-containing protein; the protein is MRDEPCSFDAGFTLIELILVLILIGILSLYVLPRFFNKDTFDTRAFGDKARATVRYAQKIAIAQNRPVFVDFSSGRIALCFDAACTSPVNSPSTKKANAVCANSTTWMCEALPANVVTNPASPRFFFNALGRPFNIGNVEPTSTFALLTITLTGGGMNSTITIEPETGYVH
- a CDS encoding type II secretion system protein, giving the protein MKVKSFSKQQAGFTLIELVVVIVILGILAVTAIPRFTDMSKDARIAAVNGMLGTVQSASSIAHAQALVSNQNAATGTITMEGQTVDLVNGYPSTATGIRLALTSTGFGGTAGSFTLTGAPTPASCAVTYAQPAALNGSPTISSVTTGC
- a CDS encoding type II secretion system protein, whose product is MRNTLGFRQKNKGGQSGFTLLELMVVACIIAVLGAVLLNRVLFYQRMAEKTATEQTVGILQSALQLRFTSLIASNRLGEVEGLVKQNPMQWLAQKPANYAGEYFDQVPDGDVSGQWYFDLKERSLVYFVHNRAASKSADAVLPQLRFKTSLVLAVENYPVAERSVSGKIVEGVVLEQIIPYAWD
- a CDS encoding type II secretion system F family protein gives rise to the protein MPFFAYKARNARGELLQGVLEGPDSGGIADQLFSTGITPIEIVVTEKPGGNDANNWWSKLFEPKIRPMDVQLFSRQLYTLLKAGVPIMRGLAGLQESAINKSFASVIKDLRESLDAGRELSAAMRRHPKVFTSFYTSMVRVGEMTGRLDEVFLRLFDYLEFDRDMRQRIKTALRYPTFVVTALVVAMVVINLFVIPTFAKVYAGFKVELPFMTKILIGTSNFSVQYWPLLLAILVGVVISFKMYTATPGGKYQWDKTKLRIPIAGKIILKGTLARFARSFALSSKSGVPIVQGLNVMAQTVDNSYISSRIEQMRDGVERGESILRTAVTTGVFTPVVVQMIAVGEESGELDSLMDEIAEMYEREVDYELKTLSAQIEPILIVGLGIMTLVLALGVFLPVWDLGKAAMGH
- a CDS encoding GspE/PulE family protein; the protein is MARPEKVRLGEILVQQKLISEEQLQFSLAEQKRTGRKLGRVFVENGLVTEEQISTALAKQLDIPYINIKFFNVLPETVRLLPETQARRFRAMVLEDRRKTLLIGMADPTDLFAYDEISRAVKRDIELAVINESELLHAIDRIYRRTEEITDFARELEQDLGEGHVDFGAIGMTPGLEEAPIVKLLQSVFDDATQVRASDIHIEPQEGRLQIRFRIDGVLHLQTEADIKIAASLALRLKLMSELDISEKRLPQDGRFAIKVRNQNIDVRISTMPTQYGESVVMRLLNQSGGSLMLDSIGMPVEMMTRLRKIIRRPNGLVLVTGPTGSGKTTTLYGALTELNTSERKLITVEDPVEYRLPGVNQVQVNEKIELSFSRVLRSALRQDPDVVLVGEMRDQETAQIGMRAALTGHLVLSTLHTNDAITTPIRLLDMGVPRYMVATSLQVVIAQRLVRVICESCVTDYVLLPAEREWLQTELGDAVHTHSYKHGRGCSHCNGTGYRGRTGVYEMLEMTSAVAHAANSHDPNHFIKVAQEQMAGRTLRHHAVELIITGKTTVSEAMRITNQFED
- a CDS encoding oxepin-CoA hydrolase, alternative type; translation: MSAEIQASRHEATLILTLSNPGAKNALHPDMFAAAVEALSTAERDDSIRAVILTGADNFFCAGGNLNHLLEHRAMSKVDQGDAVDSLRSWIDAIRDCPKPVIAAIEGAAAGAGFSLALACDLIVAGNYAKFAMSYVRVGLTPDGGASWFLTQSLPRQLATEILIEGKAIPAQRLYDLGLINKMVPDGTTLDVALKWADELAELSSNAVERTKSLIRDAKDHSLSQHFELEKFNFVESLNHRDAQEGIHAFLEKRKPHYK
- a CDS encoding histidine phosphatase family protein → MTLAKRRRVYLMRHGSVTYFDDEGKPYAHDEVPLNEKGRMQTSEAGKIFAQQGIQFDRVITSNLPRTVESATRVLVETGQQITLEQWQDLQEVRGCHSLEDIADDHLEHAFTSAFTCMAAEDKKFLEGESVGQLMDRIHTAIDRLRADPSWDTVLLVLHGGVNRAVLSYAITNQRLFLGNIEQAPGCINILDVGDRADDWVIQAINYAPPLPLHTASRLTTMEEVLLHYRRSRGL
- a CDS encoding glutathione binding-like protein, with the protein product MIDLYSTATPNGHKVHIMLEECGLAYNMHHIDIGAGDQFTPDFLAISPNNKIPAIIDSDGPDGKPMSLFESGAILVYLASKVGKFLGTTDREKFTTLQWLMFQMGGVGPMLGQAHHFRMYAPEKIDYAVNRYTNEAKRLYGVIEKRLAESKYLAGDNYTVADIATFPWLRSWEKQGIELSDYPHLQNWFNEISARPAVKKGVTLFADLRKPIADEKSKEILFGATQYAKH